A part of Desulfobacter sp. genomic DNA contains:
- a CDS encoding phosphoribosylformylglycinamidine synthase yields the protein MISNIEVALKPDLRDAEGSALVKKADSYFGIKMDRARCIHIVTIESDLDGAELERAREEIFTNPVTQVSSLSPLDMDFDWCIWIGFRPGVKDNAGATAMEAVKDVLGKEFTGDDGIYTSKRYCLKGRDLSREDAEKIAAEILSNAIIQQFKVFHKDEWDKAVGADVKPAKVILNHEPCFDIVNIDSNEMLAQISDERNLALNPKDIPVIREYFLDEKVLADRAEVGLSKPTDVELEYISQARSDHCNHNTFNGIFRYTDADTGDTVEENSLFKTYIKDPTLELKDKKEWVVSVLWDNAGVGTFDEENNYVVTGETHNSPSNMEAYGGAITGIVGVYRDPMGTGLGSKLFMGSFGYCVGDVNYDGPLKPPLHPRRLLDGVIEGVKDGGNKSGVPTTFGQTLFDHGYMGKSLVFVTALGIMPKTVDNRPSHEKTTSPGELIIMSGGRVGKDGIHGVTASSESYSENTPAGHVQIGDPYTQKKMHDFLLVCRDEGLITFITDNGGGGLSSSVGESAMLSNGCEVWLDKVPLKYEGLDMWEIWISESQERMTIAVKPEHLDRFMALSALHEVESTVIGQYTDTGKLHIKYKDETCAYVDMDLLDKGFPAWEFDALWTSPETRGLTEPVISTPTDFNGIMEDMLSRPNICSKEWIIRQYDHEVQGGSVVKPLVGVNHNIPSDASVTRPVLTSEKGLAFSQSLLPWYSRIDAYHMMTCSIDEAVRRLLAVGGAFDHIGGLDNFCWPNIGYDPKSNPDGKFKAAQLVRACRALKDACMAYEIPLLSGKDSMYVDGHLEGEFGERTKVSALETVQISATSVLDDIAKCVTLDPKISGDLVYVLGATGDELGASEYYDMFGKTGVNVPQVDFSGSRVVYKALEKAIDKELVASCHAVARGGLGIHLAMKAMAGGLGMDIDLSKLPVKGEGVLGHEAALFSESAGRFILTIAPENKETFEKLCKGLPCACVGSVTDTHDRLAVRGEGGATLVDLSITALDQAFNKTFGEMI from the coding sequence ATGATTTCAAATATCGAAGTTGCACTAAAGCCGGACCTGAGGGATGCCGAAGGGTCTGCACTGGTAAAAAAGGCGGATTCCTATTTTGGAATCAAAATGGACAGGGCGCGGTGTATCCACATTGTGACCATCGAATCTGACCTGGACGGGGCGGAACTTGAGCGTGCCAGGGAGGAGATTTTCACCAACCCGGTGACCCAGGTATCAAGTCTTTCTCCTCTGGATATGGACTTCGACTGGTGCATCTGGATCGGATTCCGGCCCGGTGTAAAGGACAATGCCGGTGCCACGGCCATGGAGGCGGTAAAGGATGTGCTGGGCAAGGAATTTACCGGCGACGACGGCATTTACACCTCCAAACGGTATTGCCTGAAGGGCCGTGACCTGAGCCGGGAGGATGCGGAGAAGATTGCCGCAGAAATTCTTTCCAATGCCATCATCCAGCAGTTCAAGGTTTTTCACAAGGATGAGTGGGATAAGGCTGTGGGCGCAGATGTGAAGCCGGCCAAGGTGATTCTCAACCATGAGCCCTGTTTTGACATCGTCAATATTGACAGCAACGAAATGCTGGCACAAATCTCCGACGAGCGGAACCTGGCCCTGAACCCCAAGGATATCCCGGTGATCCGGGAATACTTTCTGGATGAAAAAGTGCTGGCCGACCGGGCAGAAGTCGGGCTTTCCAAACCCACGGACGTGGAACTGGAATATATTTCCCAGGCCAGATCCGACCATTGCAACCATAATACATTCAACGGGATATTCCGCTACACCGACGCCGACACCGGTGACACCGTGGAAGAAAACTCCCTGTTCAAAACCTATATCAAGGATCCCACCCTGGAACTCAAGGATAAAAAAGAGTGGGTGGTTTCCGTTCTCTGGGACAATGCCGGGGTCGGTACCTTTGACGAAGAAAACAATTACGTGGTCACCGGCGAGACCCACAACTCCCCCTCCAATATGGAGGCCTACGGCGGGGCCATCACCGGCATCGTCGGCGTATACCGGGACCCCATGGGTACGGGGCTGGGCTCCAAGCTGTTCATGGGCAGTTTCGGATACTGCGTGGGGGATGTAAATTACGACGGCCCCCTGAAACCGCCGCTGCACCCCCGGCGCCTGCTGGACGGGGTCATCGAAGGGGTGAAGGACGGGGGCAACAAGAGCGGGGTGCCCACTACCTTCGGGCAGACCCTTTTCGACCACGGCTATATGGGAAAATCCCTGGTCTTTGTTACGGCCCTGGGGATCATGCCCAAAACCGTCGACAACCGGCCCAGCCACGAGAAAACCACCTCCCCGGGCGAGCTGATCATCATGAGCGGCGGCCGGGTGGGCAAGGACGGCATCCACGGGGTGACCGCCTCCTCGGAAAGCTATTCGGAAAATACCCCGGCCGGCCACGTCCAGATCGGCGATCCCTATACCCAGAAAAAAATGCATGATTTCCTCCTGGTCTGCCGGGACGAGGGGCTGATCACCTTTATCACGGACAACGGGGGCGGAGGGCTTTCCTCCTCCGTCGGCGAGTCCGCCATGCTGTCCAACGGCTGCGAGGTCTGGCTGGACAAGGTTCCCCTCAAGTATGAAGGCCTGGACATGTGGGAAATCTGGATCTCCGAGTCCCAGGAGCGGATGACCATTGCCGTCAAACCCGAACACCTGGACCGGTTCATGGCGCTGTCCGCCCTTCACGAGGTGGAGTCCACGGTCATCGGCCAGTATACGGATACAGGTAAGCTCCATATTAAATATAAGGATGAAACCTGTGCCTATGTGGATATGGACCTGCTGGACAAGGGATTCCCGGCCTGGGAATTTGATGCGCTCTGGACCTCGCCTGAAACCCGGGGGCTCACCGAGCCGGTGATTTCCACCCCCACTGATTTCAACGGCATCATGGAAGATATGCTCTCCCGGCCCAATATCTGCTCCAAGGAATGGATCATCCGCCAGTACGACCATGAGGTCCAGGGCGGGTCCGTGGTCAAACCCCTTGTCGGGGTGAACCACAACATCCCCTCGGATGCTTCGGTGACCCGGCCGGTGCTGACCAGTGAAAAAGGCCTGGCATTCTCCCAGAGTCTGCTGCCCTGGTATTCCAGGATCGACGCCTATCATATGATGACCTGTTCCATTGACGAGGCGGTGCGCCGGCTGCTGGCCGTGGGCGGGGCCTTTGACCACATCGGCGGCCTGGACAATTTCTGCTGGCCCAATATCGGGTATGATCCCAAATCCAATCCCGACGGCAAATTCAAGGCCGCCCAGCTGGTACGGGCCTGCCGGGCTCTGAAAGACGCCTGCATGGCCTATGAGATCCCTCTGCTTTCCGGAAAGGATTCCATGTATGTGGACGGGCATCTGGAAGGGGAGTTCGGTGAGCGGACCAAGGTTTCCGCCCTGGAAACCGTACAGATCTCCGCCACCTCGGTATTGGACGATATTGCCAAATGTGTGACCCTGGATCCGAAAATTTCCGGTGACCTGGTCTATGTGCTGGGTGCCACAGGAGATGAACTGGGTGCCTCTGAATACTATGACATGTTCGGCAAAACCGGGGTCAACGTTCCCCAGGTGGATTTTTCAGGGTCCCGGGTGGTTTACAAGGCCCTGGAAAAGGCAATAGACAAGGAACTTGTGGCCTCCTGCCATGCCGTGGCAAGGGGGGGGCTGGGTATCCATCTGGCCATGAAGGCCATGGCCGGCGGCCTGGGTATGGATATCGATCTGTCCAAACTCCCGGTAAAAGGGGAGGGCGTCCTGGGCCATGAAGCCGCTCTGTTCAGCGAATCCGCCGGCCGCTTTATCCTCACCATTGCCCCGGAAAATAAAGAGACATTTGAAAAATTATGCAAAGGCCTGCCCTGTGCCTGTGTGGGATCGGTAACCGATACCCATGACCGGCTGGCTGTAAGGGGGGAAGGCGGCGCAACACTGGTGGACCTGTCCATCACCGCCCTTGACCAGGCATTTAACAAGACCTTTGGAGAGATGATATGA
- the rseP gene encoding RIP metalloprotease RseP has product MGHSAVAFIIVIGVLVFFHELGHFLVARLCGVGVEVFSLGFGPKLLRRRVGRTEYCISAIPLGGYVKMVGEEAGAEIDPADKALSFSHKSLGKRAAIVGAGPAFNFVLAILIFYLLYQVSGIYMALPKVGRVVENSPAQTAGLQSGDLIKEVNDTPVKAFEDIPAIIAEGGGKEVFVLVQREGEVVGFTMVPEIKEGKNLFGEAENRYVIGIVGSGETFHERLGPIRAMGRSIADTWGLVKLTVLSVVKMINGTVSADNLGGPIMIAQMAGQQAKAGVVNFVWFIALLSVNLGIINLFPIPVLDGGHLLFFGIEALIGRPVSDKLREKLIQFGAAVLVTLMIFVFYNDIVRIFNGG; this is encoded by the coding sequence ATGGGGCACTCTGCCGTTGCATTTATTATTGTTATCGGTGTTCTTGTATTTTTTCATGAACTGGGTCATTTCCTTGTGGCCCGGCTCTGCGGAGTCGGGGTGGAAGTTTTCTCCCTGGGATTCGGCCCCAAACTTTTAAGGCGCAGGGTCGGGCGGACCGAATATTGTATCTCAGCCATTCCATTGGGGGGATATGTAAAGATGGTGGGCGAGGAGGCCGGTGCCGAGATTGATCCGGCTGACAAGGCGCTTTCCTTTTCCCATAAAAGCCTGGGGAAACGGGCCGCCATTGTGGGGGCCGGACCGGCTTTCAATTTTGTTCTGGCCATTTTGATTTTTTATCTGCTCTACCAGGTTTCCGGTATTTATATGGCATTGCCCAAGGTCGGCAGAGTCGTGGAAAACAGCCCGGCTCAAACCGCAGGCCTTCAATCCGGCGACCTTATCAAGGAGGTCAATGATACCCCTGTAAAGGCCTTTGAGGATATCCCGGCCATCATCGCCGAAGGCGGCGGAAAGGAAGTGTTCGTCCTGGTGCAGCGGGAGGGGGAGGTCGTGGGATTTACCATGGTTCCCGAAATAAAGGAGGGTAAGAACCTTTTTGGGGAGGCTGAAAACCGGTATGTCATCGGGATCGTCGGTTCCGGTGAAACCTTCCACGAACGGCTGGGGCCCATCCGGGCCATGGGGAGATCCATTGCCGACACCTGGGGGCTGGTGAAGCTGACCGTCCTTTCGGTGGTCAAAATGATCAACGGGACCGTGTCCGCCGACAACCTGGGCGGGCCGATAATGATCGCCCAGATGGCCGGACAGCAGGCCAAGGCGGGCGTGGTTAATTTTGTATGGTTTATTGCACTGCTATCTGTGAACCTGGGGATAATCAATCTCTTTCCCATCCCGGTGCTGGACGGCGGCCACCTGCTCTTTTTCGGCATTGAGGCCCTCATCGGCCGCCCGGTGAGCGACAAGCTGCGCGAAAAGCTGATCCAATTCGGTGCGGCAGTGCTTGTAACCTTAATGATCTTTGTTTTTTATAACGATATTGTTAGAATTTTTAATGGTGGATAG
- a CDS encoding 1-deoxy-D-xylulose-5-phosphate reductoisomerase: protein MKSLSILGATGSIGTSALKIVRRHPDRFRVNCLTGATNVDLLARQISEFKPALAVVLDQNRADELARQLAGGYCPEILWGEAGYIQAAQWEKTDMVLLAMVGAAGLKPALAAIEARKQIALANKETLVMAGELVMARAREKGVEILPVDSEHSAIYQCLRGNPARDMKRIFLTASGGPFRNRPAETFKEITLADALNHPTWNMGAKITIDSATLMNKGLEVVEAVHLFDVSQDDIQVVVHPQSIVHSMVGFKDGAVMAQMGVPDMVGAIAYAFSLPDRLDLGTGFPDFATLGSLDFEAPDTQKFPSLEFAFEACRQKGTLPAVMNAANEVAVAAFLKEEIKFTDIFTIISEAMGKHTRIDNPGLSGIIEADHWARETAATLVCRISKIN from the coding sequence ATGAAGTCATTGTCCATTCTCGGGGCCACCGGCTCCATCGGCACCTCGGCCCTTAAAATTGTACGCCGCCACCCGGACCGCTTCCGGGTGAACTGCCTCACCGGCGCCACCAATGTTGACCTTCTGGCCCGACAGATCAGCGAGTTCAAACCGGCCCTGGCCGTTGTGCTTGATCAGAACCGGGCCGACGAACTGGCCAGACAACTGGCCGGCGGATACTGCCCTGAAATCCTCTGGGGGGAGGCCGGATACATACAGGCCGCCCAATGGGAAAAAACCGACATGGTCCTCCTTGCCATGGTGGGGGCGGCCGGGCTCAAGCCGGCACTGGCCGCCATAGAGGCCAGAAAACAGATTGCCCTGGCCAATAAGGAAACCCTGGTCATGGCCGGGGAGCTGGTCATGGCCCGTGCCCGGGAAAAGGGGGTGGAGATCCTGCCCGTGGACTCAGAACACTCGGCCATCTACCAATGCCTGAGGGGCAACCCGGCCCGGGACATGAAACGGATTTTTCTCACCGCTTCCGGCGGCCCCTTCAGGAACCGGCCCGCAGAGACCTTTAAAGAGATTACCCTGGCCGATGCGCTGAACCACCCCACCTGGAACATGGGCGCCAAAATCACCATTGATTCGGCGACGCTAATGAATAAGGGACTTGAGGTGGTGGAGGCCGTCCACCTTTTTGATGTCTCCCAGGACGATATCCAGGTGGTGGTCCATCCCCAGAGCATTGTCCATTCCATGGTGGGATTTAAAGACGGAGCCGTCATGGCCCAGATGGGGGTGCCGGATATGGTGGGGGCCATCGCCTACGCATTTTCCCTGCCGGACCGCCTGGACCTGGGGACTGGATTCCCGGATTTTGCCACGCTGGGCAGCCTGGATTTTGAAGCCCCGGACACCCAAAAATTCCCCTCCCTGGAATTTGCCTTTGAAGCCTGCCGGCAGAAGGGCACATTGCCTGCGGTGATGAATGCAGCCAATGAGGTGGCCGTGGCCGCCTTCCTGAAAGAAGAGATAAAATTTACTGATATCTTTACCATCATTTCCGAGGCCATGGGCAAACACACCCGCATTGACAATCCTGGGCTTTCAGGTATTATTGAGGCCGACCACTGGGCCAGGGAAACCGCCGCAACCCTGGTCTGCCGAATTTCAAAAATCAATTAG
- a CDS encoding phosphatidate cytidylyltransferase — MQHLQRWLTAIVLVPLVLWIIVKGTNILVAALVSVVAIFAIREYLRIICGNEEGPVSQTIKIISYTVSMILVMGACLSSWQIIFLILALNLMTLCVFVLLRFSRTPRVFDLVARQVLGIVYIPLALAMLVFIHAGPGGVLWIIWLLIVCFANDTGAFYAGTFFGRHKLAPKISPNKTIEGSVGGATASVIAGFVFCLIFFSDLSIALLCIPCALIMAVAGQIGDLFESAMKRVHQVKDSGRILPGHGGMLDRIDGLLLAVPVLYAFLVLIQ; from the coding sequence ATGCAGCACCTCCAGCGATGGCTAACCGCAATTGTTCTAGTTCCCCTCGTACTTTGGATCATTGTCAAAGGTACCAATATTCTTGTGGCCGCACTGGTTTCAGTGGTGGCCATTTTTGCTATTCGGGAATACCTGCGGATTATCTGCGGCAATGAAGAGGGGCCGGTCTCCCAGACCATAAAAATTATCTCCTACACCGTATCCATGATACTGGTGATGGGGGCCTGCCTGTCTTCCTGGCAGATCATCTTCCTCATCCTGGCCCTGAACCTAATGACCCTGTGTGTTTTTGTGCTCTTAAGATTTTCACGAACCCCCCGGGTGTTTGACCTGGTGGCCAGGCAGGTACTGGGCATTGTTTATATCCCCCTGGCCCTGGCCATGCTGGTATTTATCCATGCCGGTCCCGGGGGCGTACTCTGGATTATCTGGCTGCTTATTGTCTGTTTTGCCAACGACACCGGCGCCTTTTACGCCGGCACCTTTTTCGGCAGGCACAAACTGGCTCCCAAGATCAGCCCCAACAAAACCATTGAGGGCTCAGTGGGCGGGGCGACCGCCTCGGTGATTGCCGGGTTTGTTTTCTGCCTGATTTTCTTTTCAGATTTATCCATCGCCCTCTTATGTATTCCCTGTGCACTGATCATGGCCGTTGCCGGACAGATCGGCGACCTGTTTGAATCCGCCATGAAGCGGGTGCACCAGGTCAAGGATTCCGGCCGGATCCTGCCCGGCCACGGGGGGATGCTGGACCGCATTGACGGACTGCTGCTGGCCGTCCCCGTACTTTACGCATTCCTGGTATTAATTCAATGA